The following coding sequences are from one Lolium rigidum isolate FL_2022 chromosome 6, APGP_CSIRO_Lrig_0.1, whole genome shotgun sequence window:
- the LOC124663069 gene encoding anthocyanidin 5,3-O-glucosyltransferase-like, translated as MTDKTVVLYPALGVGHLNPMVQLAKAFLRRGVAVTIAVVDPPGKDPVLEAAVARLAVACPSMTVRLLPIPPARADKPYSHGAMRMLAELRLASPVLREFLASLPAVDALVFDMFCIDALDVGADLAIPTYMFFPSAAADLAIYLQVPACCRAAPSSFGDMGETPLRFSGVPPVRALDMPDTMVDRESELCRTRVQQLARMPEARGVLVNSFEELEPRALKALRDGLCVPAGRSTPQIFCVGPLVDGGVSVNGGSGERHACLEWLDMQPKQSVVFLCFGSGGVFSVAQLKETARGLEESGHRFLWTVRSPREERNKFAEPELEAFFLRGNTFLPDGFLQRTRDRGLVLKNWAPQAEVVQHEAVGAFVTHCGWNSSLEAIMAGVPMICWPLYAEQRLNKVHLVEEMKIGVAVEGYEEELVKAREVEAKVRLVMESEEGKKLRDRVAMAQEMAAHAVKEGGSSDVAFYAFLKHLEVSKAG; from the exons ATGACGGACAAGACGGTGGTCCTCTACCCCGCCCTGGGCGTGGGCCATCTGAACCCCATGGTGCAGCTCGCCAAGGCCTTTCTCCGCCGCGGCGTCGCCGTcaccatcgccgtcgtcgatccGCCGGGGAAGGACCCCGTGCTGGAAGCCGCAGTCGCccgcctcgccgtcgcctgccCCTCCATGACGGTCCGCCTCCTCCCCATCCCGCCCGCCCGCGCCGACAAGCCCTACTCCCACGGCGCCATGCGCATGCTGGCCGAGCTCCGCCTCGCGAGCCCCGTGCTCCGGGAGTTCCTCGCCTCGCTCCCCGCCGTCGACGCCCTCGTCTTCGACATGTTCTGCATCGACGCGCTCGACGTCGGCGCCGACCTCGCCATCCCCACCTACATGTTCTTCCCGTCCGCGGCCGCCGACCTCGCGATCTACCTCCAGGTCCCCGCCTGCTGCCGCGCGGCGCCTTCCTCGTTCGGGGACATGGGCGAGACGCCGCTGCGCttctccggcgtgccgcccgtcCGCGCGCTGGACATGCCGGACACCATGGTAGACCGGGAGAGCGAGCTGTGCAGGACGCGGGTGCAGCAGCTCGCGCGGATGCCGGAGGCCAGAGGCGTTCTCGTGAACAGCTTCGAGGAGCTGGAGCCGAGGGCCTTGAAGGCGCTCCGGGACGGACTCTGCGTGCCCGCCGGCCGCTCCACGCCACAGATAttctgcgtcggcccgctggtcgACGGCGGCGTGAGCGTGAACGGGGGAAGCGGCGAGAGGCACGCGTGCCTCGAATGGCTGGACATGCAGCCGAAGCAGAGCGTGGTGTTCCTCTGCTTCGGGAGCGGCGGAGTTTTCTCGGTGGCGCAGCTGAAAGAGACGGCGCGCGGGCTAGAGGAATCCGGGCACAGGTTCCTGTGGACAGTACGTAGCCCGCGGGAGGAGCGGAACAAGTTTGCTGAGCCGGAGTTGGAGGCGTTCT TTTTGCGTGGCAACACGTTCCTTCCCGATGGGTTCTTGCAGAGAACCAGAGACAGGGGATTGGTTCTGAAGAACTGGGCGCCGCAAGCAGAGGTGGTGCAGCACGAAGCCGTGGGAGCGTTCGTGacgcactgcgggtggaactcctCGCTTGAGGCGATCATGGCCGGCGTGCCGATGATCTGCTGGCCGCTCTACGCGGAGCAGAGGCTCAACAAGGTGCACCTGGTGGAGGAGATGAAGATCGGGGTGGCCGTGGAGGGCTACGAGGAGGAGCTGGTGAAGGCCCGAGAGGTGGAAGCCAAGGTGAGGCTGGTGATGGAGTCCGAGGAGGGGAAGAAGCTTAGAGACAGGGTGGCCATGGCGCAGGAAATGGCTGCACACGCCGTCAAGGAAGGTGGGTCGTCTGATGTGGCATTCTACGCGTTCCTCAAACATTTGGAGGTGAGCAAAGCAGGCTGA